The following proteins are co-located in the Sporosarcina pasteurii genome:
- a CDS encoding sugar phosphate isomerase/epimerase — protein MKNRPIALQLYSLREATEKDFLGTLAKVAEMGYDGIEFAGYGGLSAEALKSALDDLGLKAASSHIPINSLENADELAEIIRYQHVIGSNNIVCPYLPPERRSKEDYYNLIPILNRVGEQCFKEGINFSYHNHDFELVALDNGEIPLELLLNETNPEWVQTELDVYWLTKANENPVEWLKRYHNRTPLVHLKDMTTDEEQFFAELGTGGVDLSRVIEQASTSNVEWWVVEQDQSKVDPLQSVQMSLDYLKANFKV, from the coding sequence ATGAAAAATAGACCAATTGCTTTACAATTGTATTCACTAAGAGAAGCAACAGAAAAAGATTTTCTAGGAACTTTGGCGAAGGTTGCCGAAATGGGGTATGACGGGATTGAGTTTGCTGGATATGGTGGTTTATCAGCGGAGGCGTTAAAAAGTGCGTTAGATGATTTAGGATTAAAAGCTGCTTCCAGTCATATCCCAATCAATTCATTAGAAAATGCCGATGAGTTGGCTGAAATAATTCGTTATCAACATGTAATTGGTAGTAATAATATCGTATGCCCATATCTTCCACCGGAAAGAAGGTCGAAGGAAGATTATTATAATCTAATTCCGATTTTAAATAGAGTGGGAGAACAGTGCTTTAAAGAAGGCATCAATTTTTCGTATCATAACCATGATTTTGAATTAGTGGCATTAGACAATGGAGAAATTCCACTCGAATTACTTTTAAATGAAACAAATCCTGAGTGGGTGCAAACAGAATTAGACGTCTACTGGTTAACGAAAGCGAATGAAAATCCTGTTGAATGGTTAAAGCGTTACCATAATCGAACGCCATTAGTACATTTAAAAGATATGACGACTGATGAAGAACAGTTTTTTGCGGAGCTAGGAACCGGCGGGGTTGATCTTTCAAGAGTTATCGAACAAGCGAGTACATCAAATGTTGAGTGGTGGGTTGTAGAGCAGGATCAAAGTAAAGTTGACCCGTTACAAAGCGTTCAAATGAGTCTTGATTATTTAAAAGCAAATTTTAAAGTATAA
- a CDS encoding carbohydrate ABC transporter permease, which produces MKVFKRAFTYIFLSVAAFFSIFPFFWMVVSSTNKSVDVTKGRLLPGSHLFENMKNLFETVNMGQALLNSAMIAIATTVLALIIASLAGYGFEIYRSRKKDILFNILLLSMMIPFAALMVPLYRMFGGISQTLPIIGIDTLAAALLPTITTAFLIFFFRQNTKMFAKELIEAGRIDGLSELGIFFKIFMPSMKTAYAAAAIITFMNSWNNYLWPLVVLQSPEKQTIPLLISNLGSSYSPDYGVSFLAIVIATIPTALVFFLMQRHFVAGMMGSVK; this is translated from the coding sequence ATGAAGGTTTTCAAAAGAGCATTTACATATATTTTCCTATCGGTTGCGGCGTTTTTTTCCATATTCCCATTTTTTTGGATGGTCGTCAGTTCGACAAACAAATCAGTTGATGTCACAAAAGGACGTTTGTTGCCTGGCAGTCATTTATTTGAAAATATGAAAAACCTGTTCGAGACAGTGAATATGGGACAGGCATTATTAAATTCAGCGATGATTGCGATTGCAACAACAGTTTTAGCATTAATTATCGCTTCCTTAGCAGGATACGGTTTTGAGATTTATCGTAGTAGAAAAAAAGATATTCTATTTAATATTCTTTTATTATCCATGATGATTCCATTTGCTGCATTAATGGTACCGTTATATCGGATGTTTGGTGGCATTTCACAAACATTACCGATTATCGGAATAGACACATTGGCGGCAGCATTATTACCAACGATTACGACAGCATTTTTAATCTTTTTCTTTCGACAAAATACAAAAATGTTTGCAAAGGAATTAATTGAAGCAGGTCGAATAGACGGTTTATCAGAACTTGGCATCTTTTTTAAAATTTTTATGCCATCTATGAAAACAGCCTATGCAGCTGCGGCAATCATTACATTTATGAATAGTTGGAATAACTATTTATGGCCATTAGTTGTTTTACAATCACCAGAAAAACAGACTATTCCTTTATTAATTTCAAATTTGGGATCCAGTTATTCTCCAGACTACGGCGTGAGTTTTTTAGCGATTGTAATTGCGACTATTCCTACTGCACTTGTGTTTTTCTTAATGCAAAGACATTTTGTTGCAGGGATGATGGGATCGGTAAAGTAA
- a CDS encoding sugar phosphate isomerase/epimerase codes for MKLGVFTVLFSHIKFEEMLDYVQKSGLQAVEIGTGGNPGNAHCDVDALLASEEKRKAYLEAIHSRGLTISAFSCHDNPVSPNPIIAKNAHETFVKTVQLAELMNVPVVNTFSGTPGANEDSKHSNWPISPWPTEYTDIYNWQWEKKLIPYWKEQAKFAEDHGVKIGVELHGGFSVHSPYTLLKLREATSPAIGANLDPSHLWWQGIDPVAAIKILGKENAIHHFHAKDTYIDQDNVNMHGLTDMQPYGDVQTRAWTFRSVGCGHSIQEWSDMMSALRTYGYDYVVSIEHEDPLMSVEEGFSRAVTNLQSVLINEQPTEMWWV; via the coding sequence ATGAAACTAGGTGTATTTACAGTATTATTTTCACATATTAAATTTGAAGAAATGCTAGATTATGTTCAAAAGTCAGGACTTCAAGCAGTTGAAATTGGGACAGGTGGAAATCCAGGAAATGCCCACTGTGATGTAGATGCATTACTTGCTAGTGAAGAAAAACGTAAAGCATATTTAGAAGCCATTCACTCACGCGGCTTAACAATTAGCGCATTCAGCTGTCATGATAATCCCGTTTCACCAAACCCGATAATTGCTAAAAATGCACATGAAACGTTCGTGAAAACTGTTCAATTAGCAGAGCTGATGAATGTTCCGGTCGTGAATACATTTTCTGGGACGCCAGGTGCCAACGAAGACTCGAAACATTCGAACTGGCCGATTTCCCCTTGGCCAACGGAATATACGGATATTTATAATTGGCAATGGGAAAAGAAATTAATTCCTTATTGGAAAGAACAGGCAAAGTTTGCCGAAGATCACGGCGTGAAAATTGGCGTTGAATTACATGGGGGCTTTTCGGTTCATTCACCTTATACACTGCTGAAGCTACGTGAAGCAACATCTCCTGCGATTGGCGCAAACTTAGACCCGAGCCATTTATGGTGGCAAGGTATTGATCCAGTAGCGGCAATTAAAATTCTGGGGAAAGAAAATGCAATCCATCATTTCCATGCGAAAGATACGTATATTGATCAGGATAACGTCAATATGCATGGATTGACAGATATGCAGCCTTATGGCGACGTACAAACGAGAGCTTGGACATTCCGCTCGGTCGGCTGTGGTCACAGCATCCAAGAATGGTCGGATATGATGAGTGCACTTCGGACATACGGTTATGATTACGTTGTGAGTATTGAGCATGAAGATCCGCTCATGTCTGTTGAAGAAGGGTTTTCACGTGCTGTTACGAATTTACAGTCTGTGTTAATTAATGAACAACCTACGGAGATGTGGTGGGTGTAA
- a CDS encoding Gfo/Idh/MocA family protein gives MNKLRVGLIGAGAIAKDVHIPFYLANKDRVEIIAIMDIDEKRAKSVAAEFGIPYAFGELQEMFIQSQLDAVSICIPNKFHKEATIAALEAGCHVLCEKPPAMTVEEAEQMAEVAEKTGKILTYGFHYRYQTDVEIAKSFIKAGEMGDIYSARVQAIRRRGIPGWGVFTNKELQGGGPLIDIGIHMLDTALYLMDYPEPAVVLGQIHQRIGNKKGVGLLGDWDYENYTIEDMAIGMITFKNGASITVETAFAANVEKAETMQVSLMGEKGGADIFPLKFFQEKHGTLIDITPAYAPEVNGHEREISQFVESCLGGKLPSSTPEQGVIIQKIINALYESAETGKAINF, from the coding sequence ATGAATAAACTAAGGGTTGGTCTAATTGGTGCGGGTGCAATTGCAAAAGATGTTCACATTCCTTTTTATTTAGCAAATAAAGATCGGGTAGAAATTATTGCGATTATGGATATTGACGAGAAGCGGGCGAAGTCAGTCGCTGCTGAATTTGGTATTCCCTATGCATTTGGTGAATTACAAGAAATGTTTATTCAATCTCAATTAGATGCGGTCAGTATTTGTATTCCAAACAAGTTTCATAAAGAAGCAACAATTGCAGCACTTGAAGCAGGCTGTCATGTGCTATGTGAAAAGCCGCCTGCTATGACCGTAGAAGAAGCTGAACAGATGGCTGAAGTGGCTGAGAAAACGGGGAAAATTTTAACATATGGATTCCATTATCGATACCAAACTGATGTTGAAATTGCGAAGTCTTTTATAAAAGCTGGAGAAATGGGCGACATTTACTCGGCACGTGTGCAAGCAATTAGACGTAGAGGAATTCCAGGCTGGGGAGTCTTTACAAATAAGGAGTTACAAGGCGGAGGACCGTTAATTGATATAGGGATACATATGTTAGATACTGCTTTATATTTAATGGATTATCCGGAGCCGGCTGTCGTTCTTGGACAAATCCATCAAAGAATTGGCAATAAAAAAGGTGTAGGCCTGCTTGGCGACTGGGACTATGAAAATTACACAATTGAAGATATGGCTATTGGCATGATTACATTTAAAAATGGCGCTTCAATTACGGTGGAAACAGCATTTGCTGCAAACGTTGAAAAAGCCGAAACAATGCAAGTTTCCTTAATGGGTGAAAAGGGCGGTGCAGATATTTTTCCGTTGAAGTTTTTTCAAGAAAAACATGGAACATTAATCGACATCACCCCTGCGTATGCACCTGAAGTAAACGGGCACGAGCGAGAAATTAGTCAATTTGTGGAGAGTTGTTTAGGTGGAAAGTTGCCTTCAAGTACACCCGAACAAGGGGTTATTATTCAAAAGATTATTAATGCACTTTATGAATCAGCTGAAACAGGCAAAGCGATAAACTTTTAA
- a CDS encoding Gfo/Idh/MocA family protein, with protein MKKLKVAVIGCGSIAQHRHLIEYNQNPNVELVAVCDIVEERVKEIANEYNVEAYTNYEDVLMLANVDAVSVCLPNYLHAPVSIAALHAGKHVLCEKPMATSREEAEEMIAAAEKNDKKLMIAHNQRFVPSHQKARAIIESGEIGKIHSFRSTFGHGGPEGWSADGKDSWFFRKEEAFIGAMGDLGVHKADLLRYLLGEEFVEVASMIETSAKDFAEVDDNAVCILKSESGIIGTLTASWAYTAKEDNSTIIYGEKAILRLEDDPIYSLIVQYANGEVVKYGLGAIQSNDEGGQTTSHTIDHFVEAVLENKEPLIDGEEGKKSLEIILASLESMKTKKFTRMTV; from the coding sequence ATGAAAAAGTTAAAAGTAGCTGTAATCGGTTGTGGAAGTATCGCGCAACATAGACATTTAATTGAATATAACCAGAATCCAAATGTAGAACTTGTCGCAGTTTGTGACATTGTGGAAGAGCGAGTGAAAGAAATAGCCAATGAATACAATGTGGAAGCGTATACGAATTATGAAGACGTATTGATGCTAGCCAACGTGGATGCTGTAAGCGTTTGCTTACCAAACTATTTACATGCACCTGTTTCTATTGCAGCGTTACATGCTGGAAAACATGTACTTTGTGAAAAGCCGATGGCAACGTCAAGAGAAGAAGCCGAAGAAATGATAGCGGCAGCGGAGAAAAATGATAAAAAGCTTATGATTGCGCATAATCAGCGTTTTGTCCCATCTCACCAGAAAGCGAGAGCGATCATTGAAAGTGGTGAAATCGGAAAAATTCATAGTTTTAGATCGACTTTTGGTCATGGCGGTCCAGAAGGCTGGAGTGCTGACGGCAAAGACAGCTGGTTCTTTAGAAAAGAAGAGGCATTTATTGGGGCAATGGGAGATCTAGGTGTACATAAAGCAGATTTACTCCGTTATCTTTTAGGCGAAGAATTTGTAGAAGTTGCAAGTATGATTGAAACAAGTGCGAAAGACTTTGCAGAAGTAGATGACAATGCGGTTTGTATTTTGAAGTCAGAAAGTGGAATCATCGGCACACTCACAGCAAGCTGGGCTTATACAGCGAAAGAAGATAACTCAACAATTATTTACGGAGAGAAGGCCATTTTACGTCTAGAAGATGACCCGATTTATTCCTTAATTGTCCAGTATGCAAACGGTGAAGTCGTTAAATATGGGCTAGGGGCAATTCAATCGAATGATGAAGGCGGGCAAACAACTTCCCATACAATCGACCATTTTGTGGAGGCTGTCCTAGAAAATAAAGAGCCACTCATTGACGGTGAAGAAGGTAAGAAATCATTAGAAATTATTTTGGCATCTTTAGAATCTATGAAAACAAAGAAATTTACTAGAATGACTGTTTAG